A single region of the Montipora capricornis isolate CH-2021 chromosome 13, ASM3666992v2, whole genome shotgun sequence genome encodes:
- the LOC138029131 gene encoding carbonic anhydrase 2-like encodes MGLLLLLTVFGMVASLEIIPFDEKFKYGETIGDFLGPSDWSKRWPKCDGSSQSPINIRTWRAINRSYRPLTMTFDNWRGLVTGTLKNTRHYPMLEIDEGRGAKLRGGPLRGTYTLKQFHFHFGCTNSRGSEHTRNGRRFSGELHLVFKKTTAQGDEYAVVAVWVKAPSRTGDRTLGRIADLTRKIIKPDSDVEVRFSDEIFIGGLIPRGCSKRFSRRTILNCYYTYKGSLTTPPCTESVTWLIVKPWLLASNNMMQKFRRMRSPAGKHPPFICDNFRPLQPLNGRNVFQVHRI; translated from the exons ATGGgtttgctgctgttgttgactGTTTTTGGTATGGTCGCAAGTTTGGAaa TAATTCCTTTCGACGAGAAGTTTAAGTATGGAGAAACCATTGGAGATT TCCTGGGCCCAAGTGACTGGAGCAAGAGATGGCCCAAGTGTGATGGCTCGAGTCAGTCCCCGATCAACATCCGTACCTGGAGAGCGATAAACCGATCGTACAGGCCTTTGACAATGACATTTGACAACTGGAGAGGCCTCGTAACTGGGACCCTTAAGAACACTCGTCATTATCCAATGCTTGAGATTGACGAGGGAAGAGGAGCAAAGCTAAGAGGGGGTCCCTTGCGAGGGACTTACACCCTGAAGCAGTTCCATTTTCATTTTGGTTGTACGAACAGCCGAGGATCAGAGCATACACGCAATGGGAGACGGTTCTCCGGAGAG TTGCATTTGGTGTTTAAAAAGACTACAGCCCAGGGAGATGAGTATGCAGTTGTTGCTGTCTGGGTGAAG GCTCCTTCTCGAACAGGAGACAGGACATTAGGAAGAATCGCTGATCTGACCAGAAAAATAATTAAACCTG ATTCCGACGTAGAGGTCCGATTTTCGGATGAGATTTTCATAGGGGGTCTGATTCCCCGTGGCTGTAGCAAGCGATTCTCTCGTCGCACCATTTTGAATTGCTACTACACTTACAAAGGCTCTCTTACCACTCCTCCCTGCACTGAAAGCGTAACCTGGCTGATCGTCAAACCTTGGCTTCTCGCATCTAACAACATG ATGCAAAAGTTCAGAAGAATGCGATCTCCCGCCGGTAAACATCCTCCTTTCATATGCGACAACTTCAGACCACTACAGCCATTGAATGGTCGCAATGTCTTTCAAGTCCACCGGATATAG
- the LOC138029251 gene encoding uncharacterized protein isoform X2: MVSPRDLAVFLKSVGIPFDKFLQSALHRKYTLTSSPQYAKRFQLQNDTNDTPLHSQGVITTTKEGAPYKLLQAKCEPRAIPVKIPKSPGTTIFPDYVMLDRCVGGCPYTQDITHCAVTHQDKINVLVSKVTPLWTKLEPVVMYRHTGCACDCIEKPSACDYAKQWWDVSSCSCKCIAQNSHHCSSVKQTWKEHECECRCTHVPTHCPVKKEWDFINCGCRCSASLASNCKANNKLINSVTCECEEPDIDVLS, from the exons atg GTATCTCCTCGAGACCTTGCAGTTTTTCTTAAAAGTGTTGGAATCCCCTTCGATAAATTTCTGCAAAGTGCCTTGCACCGTAAATATACCTTAACATCTTCCCCACAGTATGCCAAAAGATTTCAACTGCAGAATGACACCAATGATACTCCGTTGCATTCCCAGGGAGTCATCACGACTACAA AAGAGGGAGCCCCTTACAAGCTACTTCAGGCAAAGTGTGAGCCAAGAGCCATTCCTGTCAAAATACCTAAAAGTCCAGGAACAACGATATTTCCCGACTACGTGATGCTCGACCGTTGTGTTGGAGGTTGTCCTTACACACAGGATATCACCCACTGTGCTGTCACTCACCAGGACAAGATCAATGTCTTGGTCTCGAAAGTCACTCCTCTCTGgactaaacttgagcctgttgTAATGTACAGACACACTGGCTGTGCGTGCGACTGCATCGAAAAGCCAAGCGCTTGTGATTATGCGAAGCAGTGGTGGGATGTGTCATCATGCTCGTGTAAATGCATAGCACAAAACAGTCATCATTGCTCCTCAGTAAAACAGACGTGGAAGGAACACGAGTGTGAGTGCAGATGCACTCATGTCCCGACTCACTGCCCCGTCAAGAAAGAATGGGATTTCATAAACTGCGGTTGTCGCTGTTCAGCAAGTTTAGCAAGCAACTGCAAGGCGAATAACAAATTAATCAATTCAGTTACTTGTGAATGTGAAGAGCCAGACATCGATGTTCTCAGTTGA
- the LOC138029251 gene encoding uncharacterized protein isoform X1: MFVAFLLSPLFLVQVTCSEAKVSPRDLAVFLKSVGIPFDKFLQSALHRKYTLTSSPQYAKRFQLQNDTNDTPLHSQGVITTTKEGAPYKLLQAKCEPRAIPVKIPKSPGTTIFPDYVMLDRCVGGCPYTQDITHCAVTHQDKINVLVSKVTPLWTKLEPVVMYRHTGCACDCIEKPSACDYAKQWWDVSSCSCKCIAQNSHHCSSVKQTWKEHECECRCTHVPTHCPVKKEWDFINCGCRCSASLASNCKANNKLINSVTCECEEPDIDVLS, translated from the exons ATGTTCGTTGCATTTCTACTGTCACCGCTTTTCCTCGTTCAAGTGACTTGCTCAGAAGCAAAG GTATCTCCTCGAGACCTTGCAGTTTTTCTTAAAAGTGTTGGAATCCCCTTCGATAAATTTCTGCAAAGTGCCTTGCACCGTAAATATACCTTAACATCTTCCCCACAGTATGCCAAAAGATTTCAACTGCAGAATGACACCAATGATACTCCGTTGCATTCCCAGGGAGTCATCACGACTACAA AAGAGGGAGCCCCTTACAAGCTACTTCAGGCAAAGTGTGAGCCAAGAGCCATTCCTGTCAAAATACCTAAAAGTCCAGGAACAACGATATTTCCCGACTACGTGATGCTCGACCGTTGTGTTGGAGGTTGTCCTTACACACAGGATATCACCCACTGTGCTGTCACTCACCAGGACAAGATCAATGTCTTGGTCTCGAAAGTCACTCCTCTCTGgactaaacttgagcctgttgTAATGTACAGACACACTGGCTGTGCGTGCGACTGCATCGAAAAGCCAAGCGCTTGTGATTATGCGAAGCAGTGGTGGGATGTGTCATCATGCTCGTGTAAATGCATAGCACAAAACAGTCATCATTGCTCCTCAGTAAAACAGACGTGGAAGGAACACGAGTGTGAGTGCAGATGCACTCATGTCCCGACTCACTGCCCCGTCAAGAAAGAATGGGATTTCATAAACTGCGGTTGTCGCTGTTCAGCAAGTTTAGCAAGCAACTGCAAGGCGAATAACAAATTAATCAATTCAGTTACTTGTGAATGTGAAGAGCCAGACATCGATGTTCTCAGTTGA